The Helicobacter fennelliae nucleotide sequence ACACCAAAATCATCAGGTCCTCTATGTGTGAGTGTGTCAAGTGCTTGGGCGAAGTGGTTTTTATTTGTATTTGGAATAGTGCCTAGGATTCCGCACATTGTAGCTCCTTTTAGTATTTATTTTGCTTGATAAGCTAGCCTTGTCATTATAGCTTTTATATTAGCTTGAAAGGCTTAATTTTATGGTTTTGGTGCTACAATTTTGCTTTTTTGTTTTGCTCGCAGATAAAGACACAGACAAGGAGGATATGTAGAAAATGCTTTTAGATTCTTTACTTGCGCGTCAATGATGACAAAAACAGCCTAGAATCTAGAATTCAAGATCTAGATTCTAGGCTGAAGTCTATTTTACATAATTTACATAAAATCTATTTGGAATCTATTTGCGTGAGGTTGGCGTATCATGGACTATGCTTACTTCGCCTTTGATGTCGCTTAGGATAGCGCATGCTGCTTCAGCTGCACTTCCGATAGCGCATGCTACTTGCGTGGTTACGCCCGAAGCAAGCCCTGCGGCATATACGCCTTCTTTAACCATTTGGCGACCAGAGCAAGCCAGCTTGATTTTGTTTGGTTTATTCATAAGTGTGTGCGGGCGGACTATATCGCCTAGCCCTTGTATGTCAAACCGCGAAGCACCTGTTGCAAGCACGACATATTCACCCTTTTGGCTAAAGTCTGCACCCTTCACCACAAAATCTCCCTTGCTTCCGCTCACTTCAGTTACACTTCCTTGAATGTATTTGACTTTGAGTAATGAGTCGATTTGCTTTTTTGTTGTCTCAAGGATTTCTTTTGCCTCCGCACCCATTGGAAACAAC carries:
- a CDS encoding FAD-dependent oxidoreductase, translated to MKKSVVIVGGSIAGLTTALVLASAKNSELDFDITIIDDDKGDLKIAAIYNMPLFPMGAEAKEILETTKKQIDSLLKVKYIQGSVTEVSGSKGDFVVKGADFSQKGEYVVLATGASRFDIQGLGDIVRPHTLMNKPNKIKLACSGRQMVKEGVYAAGLASGVTTQVACAIGSAAEAACAILSDIKGEVSIVHDTPTSRK